A window of the Cucurbita pepo subsp. pepo cultivar mu-cu-16 chromosome LG01, ASM280686v2, whole genome shotgun sequence genome harbors these coding sequences:
- the LOC111787474 gene encoding WEB family protein At2g40480-like codes for MAEPPDPTVPRTPCIVETRPEMGSDSDPFGLGPAGSGASTPPPGIRRVNFRAVIDTNPPFGSVKEAVTRFGGSGPWIPFCKQGIEGFDIKRMEEETAELEKDLIVKELETLDVLEELGATKRMVEELKRQLRSEALKCFPSPNFKESFGDIMNNHEQTLGDSCPSPDMILMELNQAKMNLGKTINDLCVIQSSVQSLNRKMNREKSLLAKRPHRAAPKFCRTATLDEQHHPIQVTNDVEFKDVSEVSFNTPQLSPMRGSISDYFAGVAANERTKACLRTAELRLIAARKMEEAARAAEAVAVAEVEILSGMEYSTGFSLQEPETMVFNFKDQFDGANASKLTIAKKLKEAKEELNLGKKALEEALNRVELANRNQLVAEETLRKWVAENKEPGFYYHPTLNYRPSVHQDSKPVLRSAISMRDVLSRKQGLSGENIGRSDSHCENQKVALSQMLHLHALREDLRFPSRTENDRKEQKNPTTERKRFGFIHIALPMMKQSKKKPQP; via the exons atggcggAACCACCGGACCCCACAGTACCTCGAACCCCTTGTATAGTCGAAACCAGACCCGAAATGGGCTCCGATTCCGACCCATTTGGGCTCGGACCCGCCGGAAGTGGCGCTTCGACTCCGCCGCCTGGGATTCGGCGAGTGAATTTCAGAGCTGTTATTGACACCAACCCGCCATTCGGGTCTGTCAAAGAGGCCGTCACTCGGTTTGGCGGAAGCGGTCCATGGATACCCTTTTGCAAG CAAGGAATTGAGGGGTTTGATATTAAGAGAATGGAGGAAGAAACAGCAGAATTGGAGAAGGATCTGATTGTGAAAGAATTGGAAACACTTGATGTATTGGAAGAACTGGGTGCAACAAAAAGAATGGTGGAAGAATTGAAAAGGCAGCTACGGAGTGAAGCATTGAAATGCTTTCCATCCCCAAATTTCAAGGAAAGTTTTGGTGATATCATGAACAATCACGAACAAACGTTAGGAGATTCATGTCCATCCCCTGATATGATCTTAATGGAGTTGAATCAAGCTAAAATGAATCTTGGAAAGACAATAAATGATCTGTGTGTCATTCAATCTTCTGTTCAATCTCTGAATAGGAAAATGAATAGAGAGAAGAGCTTGCTGGCCAAGAGACCACACAGGGCAGCGCCCAAGTTTTGTAGGACAGCCACATTGGATGAGCAGCATCACCCAATTCAAGTGACTAATGATGTTGAATTTAAAGATGTATCTGAGGTTTCATTCAATACTCCTCAGTTGAGTCCAATGCGTGGATCGATATCGGATTATTTCGCCGGGGTAGCAGCGAACGAGCGCACGAAGGCTTGTTTGAGGACGGCTGAGTTAAGGTTGATAGCAGCCaggaagatggaagaggcTGCTAGAGCAGCAGAGGCAGTGGCTGTAGCTGAGGTTGAAATTCTAAGTGGCATGGAGTATTCAACTGGGTTTTCCCTGCAAGAGCCTGAGACAATGGTATTCAACTTCAAAGATCAATTTGATGGGGCAAATGCTTCAAAATTGACCATTGCAAAGAAGTTGAAGGAAGCAAAAGAAGAGCTTAATCTTGGTAAGAAAGCTTTGGAGGAAGCTCTAAACAGAGTTGAGCTTGCTAATAGAAATCAACTAGTAGCTGAAGAAACTCTACGAAAATGGGTAGCAGAAAACAAAGAGCCTGGGTTTTACTACCACCCTACGCTCAATTACCGTCCATCTGTTCATCAAGATTCAAAGCCTGTTCTAAGATCTGCCATTTCCATGAGAGATGTTCTAAGCAGGAAGCAAGGTTTAAGCGGAGAAAACATTGGAAGAAGTGATAGCCATTGTGAAAACCAGAAGGTTGCTTTGAGTCAAATGCTCCATCTCCATGCGCTAAGAGAAGATCTAAGGTTTCCTTCAAGAACAGAGAATGATAGGAAGGAACAAAAGAATCCCAcaacagagagaaagaggtTTGGGTTCATCCATATAGCTCTCCCCATGATGAAGCAAAGTAAGAAAAAACCACAACCATAA
- the LOC111804354 gene encoding uncharacterized protein LOC111804354 isoform X2, whose amino-acid sequence MQTRNYDQISQKSLEIKHEDNRFLSRAVSNEANSAANSSFRVYYGGAAGAIPFRWESRPGTPKHTFSETSIPPLTPPPSYYSSSSHSTSKASSQPTLLSSIFPRRTLSSFSASSSSSCSSPSPFVRPKFFKRRRRHSLDSQSLPLEYNDNDNDGEEAVGSSNSPTSTLGYGGCSGRGSFLGGCYQLVSVKNALLTIVGHGSTTRG is encoded by the exons ATGCAAACTCGAAACTACGACCAAATCTCTCAAAAATCACTCGAAATCAAGCATGAAGATAATAGATTCTTGTCGAGGGCTGTGTCAAATGAGGCTAATTCCGCCGCTAACTCCTCTTTTAGAGTGTATTACGGCGGCGCTGCCGGTGCAATTCCGTTCAGATGGGAGTCCCGTCCCGGCACTCCAAAGCATACTTTCTCAGAAACATCAATCCCTCCTCTTACGCCGCCGCCGTCTTATTATTCTTCCTCTTCACATTCTACCTCCAAGGCCTCTTCCCAACCAACCCTTTTGAGCTCTATTTTTCCCCGGCGAACTTTGTCGTCCTTCTCCGCCTCTTCCTCGTCCTCCTGTTCCTCACCGTCGCCATTCGTTAGACCGAAATTCTTTAAGCGTCGTCGTCGCCACTCGTTGGATTCTCAGAGCTTGCCGTTGGAGTATAACGACAACGACAACGACGGGGAGGAGGCGGTGGGGAGCTCCAATTCTCCGACGTCGACATTGGGGTATGGTGGTTGTTCGGGTAGGGGATCATTTTTGGGAGGTTGCTACCAGTTAGTGAGCGTGAAGAATGCTTTGTTGACCATTGTTGGGCATGGATCTACAACACGAG GGTAA
- the LOC111804354 gene encoding uncharacterized protein LOC111804354 isoform X1 produces the protein MQTRNYDQISQKSLEIKHEDNRFLSRAVSNEANSAANSSFRVYYGGAAGAIPFRWESRPGTPKHTFSETSIPPLTPPPSYYSSSSHSTSKASSQPTLLSSIFPRRTLSSFSASSSSSCSSPSPFVRPKFFKRRRRHSLDSQSLPLEYNDNDNDGEEAVGSSNSPTSTLGYGGCSGRGSFLGGCYQLVSVKNALLTIVGHGSTTRVVYAGSHVARWMVC, from the coding sequence ATGCAAACTCGAAACTACGACCAAATCTCTCAAAAATCACTCGAAATCAAGCATGAAGATAATAGATTCTTGTCGAGGGCTGTGTCAAATGAGGCTAATTCCGCCGCTAACTCCTCTTTTAGAGTGTATTACGGCGGCGCTGCCGGTGCAATTCCGTTCAGATGGGAGTCCCGTCCCGGCACTCCAAAGCATACTTTCTCAGAAACATCAATCCCTCCTCTTACGCCGCCGCCGTCTTATTATTCTTCCTCTTCACATTCTACCTCCAAGGCCTCTTCCCAACCAACCCTTTTGAGCTCTATTTTTCCCCGGCGAACTTTGTCGTCCTTCTCCGCCTCTTCCTCGTCCTCCTGTTCCTCACCGTCGCCATTCGTTAGACCGAAATTCTTTAAGCGTCGTCGTCGCCACTCGTTGGATTCTCAGAGCTTGCCGTTGGAGTATAACGACAACGACAACGACGGGGAGGAGGCGGTGGGGAGCTCCAATTCTCCGACGTCGACATTGGGGTATGGTGGTTGTTCGGGTAGGGGATCATTTTTGGGAGGTTGCTACCAGTTAGTGAGCGTGAAGAATGCTTTGTTGACCATTGTTGGGCATGGATCTACAACACGAG